Sequence from the Methanothermobacter sp. genome:
AAGGATGCCGGGGAACTTGAAGAAGAAACAGAAACCCCTGAGAAAACCAAAGAAGATGAAGAAGAATTATCCGAGGGGTGAAGAATCAGGGGATGAAGAAGTTAAGGATGAAAATTCCCAGGAACAGAGGTGATTGGTATCATCACACAGGATCAGTTGAAAACACCCCCCCTTGTCAGGGAGGATGGAAGGGCATTTGATGAACTCAGGCCCCTGAAAATTGAGGCAGGAATACTTGAAAGGGCTGACGGTTCATCCTACCTTGAATTTGGAGGTAACAAGATACTCGTAGCTGTTTATGGACCAAGGGAGGCACAGATAAGGAAGCTGCAGCGACCTGACCGGGCAGTTATAAGGTGCAGGTACAATATGGCACCATTCTCTGTTGAGGAGAGGAAGAGGCCGGGTCCCGACAGGCGCTCTGTCGAAATTTCCAAGATAACCGCGGAGGCCCTGAGACCTGCACTGATACTTGAAAAGTTTCCAAGGTCCGTCATAGACGTCTTCATAGAGGTTCTTGAGGCAGAGGGTGGTACAAGGTGCGCAGGCATCACAGCGGCATCGGTGGCCCTTGCAGATGCAGGTATACCCATGAGGGACATGGTTGTTGCCTGCGCCGCAGGTAAGGTTAACGATCAGGTTGTCCTTGATCTATCTGAGGAGGAGGATAAGGCCGGGCAGGCGGATGTGCCGGTTGCAATCCTACCAAGGACACGTGAAATCACACTTCTCCAGAGCGATGGAAACCTCTCAGAGGATGAATTTGAAAGGGCCCTTGAGCTGGCAATGGATGGTTGCCTCAGAATACATGAGGTTCAGAAAGAGGCCCTCAGAAAAAAGTATGGTGAATAGAATGGATATAATACCTGAAATTACAAGAAAAAGCATAACTGACCTTATAAATAACAAGGAGCGAATTGATGGAAGGTCACTCCATGAGTTCAGGGACATATCCATTGAAACAGGGGTGATATCCAAGGCTGAGGGTTCCTCAAGGGTCAAACTCGGCAACACACAGATAATAGTTGGTGTAAAGCCACAGATAGGCGAACCATTCCCTGACACCCCTGAGATGGGAGTGATACTCACAAACTCCGAACTACTACCAATGGCATCACCAACCTTTGAGCCGGGACCCCCCGATGAGCGTTCGGTTGAACTCTCAAGGGTTGTTGATCGCTGCATAAGGGAGAGTCAGATGATAGACCTTGAAAAGCTCTGCATAATAGAGGGCAGCAAGGTCTGGATGCTCTTCCTGGACCTCCACATAATCGACTACGACGGCAACCTCTTTGATGCGGCGGTACTTGCAACTGTGGCAGCTCTCCTCGATACAAGGATACCCGTCGCGGAGGTTGAGGATGGTGAGGTTG
This genomic interval carries:
- the rrp41 gene encoding exosome complex exonuclease Rrp41 translates to MKTPPLVREDGRAFDELRPLKIEAGILERADGSSYLEFGGNKILVAVYGPREAQIRKLQRPDRAVIRCRYNMAPFSVEERKRPGPDRRSVEISKITAEALRPALILEKFPRSVIDVFIEVLEAEGGTRCAGITAASVALADAGIPMRDMVVACAAGKVNDQVVLDLSEEEDKAGQADVPVAILPRTREITLLQSDGNLSEDEFERALELAMDGCLRIHEVQKEALRKKYGE
- the rrp42 gene encoding exosome complex protein Rrp42, with the translated sequence MVNRMDIIPEITRKSITDLINNKERIDGRSLHEFRDISIETGVISKAEGSSRVKLGNTQIIVGVKPQIGEPFPDTPEMGVILTNSELLPMASPTFEPGPPDERSVELSRVVDRCIRESQMIDLEKLCIIEGSKVWMLFLDLHIIDYDGNLFDAAVLATVAALLDTRIPVAEVEDGEVVVDRENRQPLPINRKALMCTFAKIGDEIILDPCLEEEDILTARLSIGVTEDGSICAMQKGGEGALTRDDVLRAVSIAREKVPQLIEYLDKSMAP